The Solanum pennellii chromosome 4, SPENNV200 genomic interval tCATATATTTGACCCAAAATGTCGATTAAATCgaaaattgtctttttttgttttcttatttagtgTATGTTATTGTTGGATTATTGGGAAAAAAACAAATAGATAGTATAATTAGAttgtattattttctttaatttgccGGCTACGTATGTTAATTGGAGTACAAGTTAATTGGTTCAAGttttttacaatattttgaTGTTGTGGGGGCTTTGTCTATTtcctaaattatttaattatcgTTATACTCATAACTGgatttatgattaaatatttaagattgTTAGATTCATCGATATTCATACTTAACATATTGCTTTTGTTTGTATGTACTCCACCAAAGATATTGTCTGCTTTGAGCTTTAGCCAATAcaattttaaaaggaaaaattatttaatcatacgaatatttatagtttgaaataattataaattgttttactatttaatatttttatgtcagATTTCAAGTCATGAGATACacttagatacatgtattttttctATCAGATATATTGATCGGGTGAGAGGCGATCGAGAGAAGGAAGGCGAGCCAGATGGTCTATGTATATCATATACAATTAAGCAATATACATATATCTTGAATACCCGATACATTatgaaatacaaatacatagAGAGAGAAGGGCGAACGAGAAAATCAGACACATGTAAATTCACTTGGATACAATATATCTGGATAGATTATACTTAATTTTTACCCCTTATATccaaaatacatgtatctagatAAGCCAGATACATGTATTCGAGGTTCAAATTCATGTAAAATTTGTAATATTGTAAATTTGCAGGGAAATAGTTTGCTTCTAAACTAGTGAAATTTATGTTGTTTCACTAAAGTTTAAGACTTATATCATTATATACCAACAATTTTTTTCCGTTATTTTATTAAGGTAAAATTTCCTTAGAGTAATCACAAAACCAATTATATTTTTCCAATTGATTACTAGCATATGTTttgtagttatatatatatatatatatatatatatatatatataaNNNNNNNNNNNNNNNNNNNNNNNNNNNNNNNNNNNNNNNNNNNNNNNNNNNNNNNNNNNNNNNNNNNNNNNNNNNNNNNNNNNNNNNNNNNNNNNNNNNNNNNNNNNNNNNNNNNNNNNNNNNNNNNNNNNNNNNNNNNNNNNNNNNNNNNNNNNNNNNNNNNNNNNNNNNNNNNNNNNNNNNNNNNNNNtatatatatatatatatggaatcaAGTGAGAGAAAAAAGTAGAATTTCACTCAGATTAAATAAGaaactttttaatatttcagTGAAAATCTATTTCTtaccatatattttattatttagtgggtttgataaaaaatgaatgaaaaaaatcttatctcataacataaaattttaactaactcaccatgaaaaacatatatttctAATACTGATATGTTAACTTATTCCAATAGAGTAATACTTTTTGAACCATagcatattttatattattatgagAAATCAATGTATCAAAAATGTCAATGtgaaatcttattttaattcGATACgtcaattattttttcgatattttAGTTTAGTCTTTTTATTATTGGATTTTTGGatagtacaaaaaaaattagtttgcCGGCTACGTTTACAAACACAAGTTATTTGCAACCATCCAAGTCAAAGTAGAAATTAGGGCTACTCACATAGCGCATAAATATCGTATTTATTGGTGGGTAGATATGTTAAATCGAGATATGTATTAAATTGATACTTAAACTAATAGGATATTTATCATCATTTTTTCGGTTAATCAAATAAAGatattcaacaatttcattttcaatttaattgataagaaatgtttttctagtttttttttaaaatttatcggTTCAATCAAAATTCACACAATTTAGCGTAATGTACATCTTGTAAACCATACAAAGATGGattcaaatgttttattttctttatttttggttttcGATTGTAATTGCATTTTTACCATCAATAAGCTAAGTAATTTTTCATCCTTTACTAGAGGACTCGAATACGTAATCGCCTTTATTAGTGAGCGTTTtaccttcaattttttttaaaaaatcaatacgAATCCAAATTTAGACGGATTCCTATATGAGTATCGAACAACGGacgaaaaataaataaaaaaagtcagAATTTTGGAGTTTCCCACTGTTTTTGTCTagttattttataacttttgcTTTTGTCCATATAGGCAcaagttgaaaataaaaaggaaataaaaacaCTGTTTTAGAAATCgtataatagaaaaaattagAGGTGACAAAAAAATGGCTTAATGTGATGTGAATAATTGACCTTAAAATGGAATTTAAGTTTTTGTAATTATTCACTTGTAATTAAggaatcaaattaattttattgtataCTTTAATTAATCTGGTATTGCGTTATTGGTAGCACATATCGCCGTTATAATTTTCCATTAGTTAGATaacaaatttataagaaaaaattgaaattgataGGAATTAAgatcaattaaaataagaaaaatgcacaagtatcttCTAGACTAAGATCGAAATTTCAGAAATACgtcttaactaaactaaggtcctatatATTATCTCCTgaacttattatttttgtaattttgtgcacatTTTGTCTTACGGGACACACTCCGTGATCCtacgcaattgaggcgcgtgaaagatatttggatgccacgtaagtgaaaaaggtgcacaaaattactaaaaaaataagcTCAGGGGGttataggaccttagtttagttaatgtGTTTCTGTGATTTCGGTCATAATCTAGGGGATacgatacttgtgcattttcccattAAAATAgcaatatattaaagtttttaatAGCTCTAGATATGTTGAATTATTATAAACAGTTACCACATTATATATACATTCTTTGTCCCAATTTGTATAATCGAAATTTcgaattcaaacaaaaaaattcgtTGACCGTATATGTTTTCATATATTATctaaatatcttaaattttattaattattgtattatataatacttttaagttaattttaaatataaaattttattttgaaatatttaaagacTCTATGCccgattaaatttttttgatttgcgaaattcaaataaattgagACCGTGAAAATtctcaaatgaaataaatgagaCTTGGAGTCTATACCTTGGGCTTCAAATTTTATAGCACCAAAGTCTCGATGTCCTTTTGACATCAAAGCCCAAAACTCTTAGCCCAGTTACTTTGAATTCGATCAAACTCgataatcaaaaaaataagaacaaattacagaaatacacattttttatttcacttatttCCACTATTtcatattactttttaaaatctcCAAAATCCTTTATTTCTGTACAATTGGACATACATACGAATATTTAGCTTAtgctttgaaaatatatacataatatacatatacacagTCATAATCTTATATTCTATTCGCGCGATTTCAATTAGAATGAGATGTTGTATGGACATGGATACATTGTTTTATCATTTTCTGTACAATTTGACACACATACATTTAACTTTtgctttgaaaaatatatacataatatatatatacacagtTATAATCAAATATTGTATACACGCGATTTTAATTAGAATGAGTTGTATGTGCATGAATAcaatgtttttcattttttgtttatatgttctgcccccacccccaccccacctttttttttctacaCAACTATCGTAGTAGGCGTTTGGCCATGTAATACCATATCACGATATGGTATTATGAGATGGAATTAGGGTTTGGACATGTCATTTTACGttgatttcatctcatgattccACATCATGAGATGTGATatcatattctccaaaaatcatgatatggaatcatatgagaATACCAAATCAtgatttgagttattttaatataaaaattgatccgcgagtttatattttgttaaaacaaccccacatttatatatactaaccatttatttcaaaaaaatgcaaataaaatttatgatcacatcattactttttaaaatttattattctcaccgacataaaatttattattctcactaACAAATAGTTACTTTCACTCACACTTCACGATTGTTAGAGTAATAAAATCCTGAAGAGCCCGTGAAAGGTGtttcatttttactcaaatatatagatgaaacaattacttaagtggagaacaaataactttgtaataatttattatacgattttatgattttttgtttatttgataatattaaataaacaattggggccattttaatagttttagaacttatgtgatttttatgtttgtgagaaatatatgcaacaccaaaatttcatatcacatgtccaaacaaaacttcaatttcatctcatgattccATATTACGATACCATATATAAATCTTTCACATTCTTGAGTTAGTTTAgtgaaaattgtatatacatatttatggtTAAGCATTGAGATACATTATTAGTACATGTTATCAATACAAATAAGAGAAATATACACAAAACTCTCAAAAACATGGGAATAATATTgcaaaaaaataagagaaagttGTTGACTAAATACAAATGCAGATGAATACTTgcacaaacaaaacaagaaagaatTTTACATTCTTTTGGTTTTTGGTTTTGTGTTTAGCCACTGTTGCTTGAACTACTTCCAGGCATAAGTTCTCTCAACATAGCCACAACTTGTAACATATTAGGCCTTTTTGATGCAAAATCCTCTACACATTGCATTGTTATCTCTAAGTACCTTACCATCTCTTTAACTTCTAAAACTTCTGCTTCATCATTCCCTTTAGTCACTGATAACAATTCTTGATCAATTACTTCCATTGATTTCCCTTCTCTTACTTTCATTTTCACCCATCCTACCAAGTTTGTATCACCAAAATCTTCCTTATCTGTTGGCCTTTTACCTGTCAAGAGCTCAAGAAGCACGACTCCAAACGAGTACACGTCTCCCTTTGCCGTGCACCTAAAACTCTGATAGTACTCAGGTGGTACATATCCTGGTGTACCTGCTAGTGTTGACACACTGAGGTGTGTGTCCAGCGCGCTTATCAGCCTCGCCATCCCAAAATCAGACACCCTAGCGTCCATTTCGTTGTCTAATAGCACGTTGCTTGACTTCATGTCGCGGTGTATGATGTGTGGGATGCAATTGTGGTGAAGGAAGCAGAGTCCTTTGGCTGCTCCTCTGgctatttttttcctttcctcCCATGTTAAGATCCTTCTATCGCGTGTTCTTGTCTTCCCGTGTAGCATTTCTTCTAGGCTGCCGTATTCCATGAACTCGTAAACTAGAAGTCTTTCCTCACCAACCTTGCAGTATCCTAAGAGGGGTACAAGGTTCTTGTGCTTGATCTTTCCTAATGTCTCCATTTCAGCCATGAACTCTCGGTCGCCTTGGCAACTTAACCTGATGAGCTTCTTGATTGCAACACTTGATCCATCTTTCAACGTTGCCTTGAAGACTTCTCCGAATCCTCCAGAACCGATGAGGCTTGCAGCTGAGAATCCATTCGTGGCCTCGATAAGTTGTGAGAACTTCAGCTTCCTAAGTTGTCTTTGGAAAGTTGCTACATTGATGCTTAATGGCTCCTTCTCTTTGTCAATCTTCCATGCTGAAGCTGCATAGTTAGTAGTCAAACTACTAAGCATTTTCACCCCTTCAGCCTCTCTTCGCCTTGCACGCATAGCAATAGCCCAAACTATCAAAATGCATACTGAGGCAATGGAAATGAGAACTCCAAGAACAATGCTGTTAGCCCATGATGCAGCTGAACTTCTTTTTTCTCCTCCTACGTCTCCAGTATTCGTGGCAGGTGAGTTATACTGGCATTCGGATAACGGAACCCCACAGAGTCCTGGATTGTTTGCATATTGACTTGCAGGAAGTGTACTAAGCTGACCCCTTTGTGGAATTTGTCCTGTCAATTCATTATTAGACAAGTCAATCTGCACCAAGAAAGAAAGAAGCGAAAACGAATCAGGAATTTGACCCTGCAATCTGTTATGTGATGCATCAAACACTCCCAAATTCTTTAGCCCTCCAAGTGATGAAGGAATCTCTCCTGACAAATGGTTGTGTGATATAACAAGAACTTGCAAAGCTATCATATCACCAAATTCATCAGGGATTTTACCACGAAGCTCATTGTACGAAAGATCAAGGTACTCGATAGTCTGATACCGAGTAAAAGCACTAAGAACCGGACCAGAATACAGCCTAGTGAAATCACAACTCTTTAGTGATGGAACCTGTAAAAGCCTTTCAGGATGTATCCCATAAAACTCAAGCAATCCTCCAACGCCTCTGCACGAATTCCCTACATTTCGAACAAACACCAAAGTGTTACCTGAAAGAATCCCACTCAATGCTTTAGCCCCTTGCTGCCTACCAAGTCGCGGTGGGATCTCCCCGGTTAACCTATTGCTACTCAGATCCAACCAAACCAAGCTACTACAATTGACTAATTCACTTGGAATCTGACCACTCAAACTGTTATTTGCTAGCTGCAAAACAGCCAGCCTTGAAAGATGGCCAAATTCTTTAGGAATCTCACCACTTAGTCCATTACTTGTGAGTGCAATCCACTCAAGATTACCACAATTAAACAACTCAACAGGAATTTTCCCACTCAAGTAGTTATTATTAAGTATAAGATTCTTCAAGTTGCTGCATTTTCCCAACTCTGCCGGTATGTTCCCTTCCAAACTATTGTACCAAGCAATAAGCTGCACAAGATTCTCAAGTTTTCCTAGCTCTGATGGTATCGAACCGTTCAAATAGTTCAAGCTAAAATCAATTATCTTGAGCTGTGAACATTGAGACAGTTGAGATGGAATTGGACCATAAAGGGAGTTATCAGGTGCTCTCAGCTCTTCCAATGATGAAGCACCAGGGCATAAGTCTGTTGGAATTATCCCATTGATCATGTTGGAGCTAAAGTCTACGACGCGTAGTTTCTTGCAATATGAAAGAGAAGCAGGAAATGAACCAGAAATCTTGTTACTACTCATTTGCAAAGACTCTAAAGAAGCTAAATTCTGTAGGATAGAATCAGGGAATGGACCGGTTAGATTATTATTCGACAAATCAAGATTCTGAAGAGAAGAACATGATGAGAAGGAATTCGGGATTGAACCAGTGATATTGTTGTTAGAGAATTTGAGTTCCACAAGTGAACTACATGAGTTTCCTAACTCAGACGGTATCCAACCGGACAAATGATTCTTAGAAAGATCCAATCTTTGCAAACTTTTAAGCTCACCAAATGAACTAGGAATTGAACCAGAGAATAAATTATCAGCCAAAACCAATTCTTGAAGTGTTGTACAATTAGATAGAGCTGAAGGAATTGAATCAATTATCTGATTCCCTGACAAATCGAGACGTAACAATGAATTACAAGTCTCAATCTTGATATCAGATATTGATCCTGTAAGATTATTATAGTCCATTGCAAGATACTGTAACTTATCAGTATGCAACAAGAAATTCTGAGGCAAAGAACCTGTTATGTTATTAAAAGAAAGACTAACATATTCAAGATTTGGACATTTTGCAAACAAGTTGTCAGGTACATAGCCTGCTAAGCCAGTGAATGAAAGTTCAAGTTGTTTCAAACTATAAGGTAGCTGAGCTAAAGAAGTTGATGCATTTACATAAAACGAATTCGATGACAAATTAAGGACAGTTAACATATCCAGAGAAttgaaaggagaaaaagaaaccTCTCCAACAAGTTCAGATTGTTGAAGATCAAGAATTGTTACTCTTCCAAGACTATTGCAAGTTACACCATTCCATGAACATGGATTGTTTTTAAGTTCCCATCCTGATAAAACACCAGAAGGGTCTTTTTGTATCATGTTCTTGAATAACAAGAGTGATTCAGCATCAGTTTTGATGGAGGAAACAACCGCGTTTACGGATGCAAGAACCAAGgcaaaaaacaagaaaatgatcAATGTTAGAGCAGAGTTGGTGTTCATGTTGTCCATGATGAATAGAGAACatagataagaaaaaaatgaaagaagaaacaAGTAGAGAGCTTAGAGAGTAAGCTTTAGTGATGTGTTGAAAGatgattgtgtttttttttttttgagaagaaaATGAATGTCAAAAGGAGCACAAAGAGTGCTTTGTACTATGATGAGAAAAATTCCTCAATAGTGCAAAGTTAGAAGAActaactttttaaaaagtagttgccattccttttttttatttattttgtgtttgtGTATAACAACCACGAATATAAACAGACTTTACTCCTACCttaaaagatacaaaaaaaaaacgatTTTCAATAGACCTTAGCTCAACTTATAGTGTATGTGTTTGCGtacaacaataacaacttaGTACATATAGTCCGACAAATGAGGTATGAGGAGGATATTCAGACCTTATCCTTACCTTGAGAggtagaaaaattattttcgataGACTCTCGACTCAAGTAAAAGTGTTTGTGTTAATTTGTTGAATGAAGATTTTTGTAAATGGAAAAAGGAGGGAACATAAGaggaataaaaaaagaagaagtaatgAATTGAACTATTACACTAAAGTCTTGGTAGGTGATGTAATTTTAATAGTGCTAAAGCAATTATctattttcaattaatattctttttttttccctttgtaGGTCCatataattagatattttaaaggatatagaattaaatattttttctaatatcatAACTTTATAGGGAaactaacataaatatattaaaataaaaaagtatttatagcagtaacattttcttttttactcgatcatttttaatttatttataatacaagtttaatacattttataaaaaataatttttttattcacataaaatataagttttaataatggataatacatttatcacacattttaatacacttataatacattgtggcaaatttttatcaaacaaacataatatatttcaaaaaacaattatagtTCATATATACTgcatatataattcacttttaattcgTATTGATAAAATGAGTAATTGTAATTTTTCCAATATTACCACTTTGTTTGTCAATCTTCAATTGCTTATTTTGGAACAATTTTCTTAAgataaatacttttattttcttctgcatcttatatttttcatttcatttgtaaaatgtgaaaaatattcACTAGTCtcatgaaaaaattatcaaagtcaaattaaaaatatatataatactgATTCGAAATTAAAgatatagtaaaataaaaaagttccTAAAGAGATAAACGATAAATATTGTTCATCTACctcattttatgtgatactACTATCATTTAGTTCTTTCTCTTTTGAATTGTGataatgatttttcaaataatttcaattataagatatattgttttataatatttatattaatttttggaTATAGAAAACACCAACCTAATAAGGCATAAAAATGCCACAATCATTCATTATGTTTTTCACAAATATATAAGATTAAATAATATCTCTGAA includes:
- the LOC107015854 gene encoding serine/threonine-protein kinase BRI1-like 2, producing MDNMNTNSALTLIIFLFFALVLASVNAVVSSIKTDAESLLLFKNMIQKDPSGVLSGWELKNNPCSWNGVTCNSLGRVTILDLQQSELVGEVSFSPFNSLDMLTVLNLSSNSFYVNASTSLAQLPYSLKQLELSFTGLAGYVPDNLFAKCPNLEYVSLSFNNITGSLPQNFLLHTDKLQYLAMDYNNLTGSISDIKIETCNSLLRLDLSGNQIIDSIPSALSNCTTLQELVLADNLFSGSIPSSFGELKSLQRLDLSKNHLSGWIPSELGNSCSSLVELKFSNNNITGSIPNSFSSCSSLQNLDLSNNNLTGPFPDSILQNLASLESLQMSSNKISGSFPASLSYCKKLRVVDFSSNMINGIIPTDLCPGASSLEELRAPDNSLYGPIPSQLSQCSQLKIIDFSLNYLNGSIPSELGKLENLVQLIAWYNSLEGNIPAELGKCSNLKNLILNNNYLSGKIPVELFNCGNLEWIALTSNGLSGEIPKEFGHLSRLAVLQLANNSLSGQIPSELVNCSSLVWLDLSSNRLTGEIPPRLGRQQGAKALSGILSGNTLVFVRNVGNSCRGVGGLLEFYGIHPERLLQVPSLKSCDFTRLYSGPVLSAFTRYQTIEYLDLSYNELRGKIPDEFGDMIALQVLVISHNHLSGEIPSSLGGLKNLGVFDASHNRLQGQIPDSFSLLSFLVQIDLSNNELTGQIPQRGQLSTLPASQYANNPGLCGVPLSECQYNSPATNTGDVGGEKRSSAASWANSIVLGVLISIASVCILIVWAIAMRARRREAEGVKMLSSLTTNYAASAWKIDKEKEPLSINVATFQRQLRKLKFSQLIEATNGFSAASLIGSGGFGEVFKATLKDGSSVAIKKLIRLSCQGDREFMAEMETLGKIKHKNLVPLLGYCKVGEERLLVYEFMEYGSLEEMLHGKTRTRDRRILTWEERKKIARGAAKGLCFLHHNCIPHIIHRDMKSSNVLLDNEMDARVSDFGMARLISALDTHLSVSTLAGTPGYVPPEYYQSFRCTAKGDVYSFGVVLLELLTGKRPTDKEDFGDTNLVGWVKMKVREGKSMEVIDQELLSVTKGNDEAEVLEVKEMVRYLEITMQCVEDFASKRPNMLQVVAMLRELMPGSSSSNSG